A window of Mustelus asterias chromosome 15, sMusAst1.hap1.1, whole genome shotgun sequence contains these coding sequences:
- the fuca2 gene encoding plasma alpha-L-fucosidase, producing MLSYSVCCWSLALSWLSLSPSSQTLAAPSWDSIDSRPLPPWYDQAKFGIFIHWGVFSVPSFGSEWFWYYWQKEKSKPYVEFMERNYPLGFTYADFAPMFSATFFDAAEWADLLSASGAKYVVLTSKHHEGFTLWGSKYSWNWNAIDTGPHRDLVGEFAEAVRNRTTLRFGLYHSLFEWFNPAFLEDAANVFTTNKFPTTKSLPELYEIVNKYRPEILWSDGDGNAPDSYWNSTGFLDWLYNHSPVGKTVVTNDRWGYGTICKHGGYYTCADRYNPGHLLAHKWENCMTIDSKSWGYRREAKLRDYLSIEQLVKTLVETVSCGGNLLMNIGPTHDGRILPVFAERLKQMGQWLQVNGEAIYSTKTWRRQNDTVTPGVWYTSAAEEGVVYAVFLTWPDLGFLVLGAPRVTAGKTKVNFVGYSEPLQWEQFGDQGLMVMLPKVNIRQRPCQWAWTLKLSNTS from the exons ATGCTGAGCTACAGTGTTTGCTGCTGGTCCCTGGCTCTGAGCTGGCTCTCTCTCAGCCCCAGCTCCCAGACACTGGCAGCTCCGAGCTGGGACTCCATCGACtctcgccccctgcccccctggtATGACCAAGCCAAGTTCGGCATTTTCATTCACTGGGGGGTGTTCTCAGTGCCCAGCTTCGGCAGCGAATGGTTCTG GTATTACTGGCAAAAAGAAAAATCGAAGCCCTATGTGGAGTTTATGGAAAGGAACTATCCTTTGGGATTTACGTATGCTGACTTTGCTCCCATGTTCTCTGCGACCTTCTTCGATGCAGCAGAATGGGCTGATCTCCTCAGCGCCTCTGGAGCAAAGTACGTGGTCCTGACCTCCAAACACCACGAAG GGTTTACACTGTGGGGTTCAAAGTATTCCTGGAACTGGAATGCGATTGATACTGGTCCTCACCGTGACCTTGTTGGAGAGTTCGCTGAGGCTGTTCGAAACAGGACCACGCTGAGATTTGGCCTTTACCATTCGCTCTTTGAGTGGTTTAATCCCGCCTTCCTGGAGGATGCCGCCAATGTGTTTACAACCAACAAGTTCCCCACAACCAAGAGCCTGCCAGAGCTGTATGAAATTGTCAACAAATACCGGCCAGAAATCCTGTGGTCTGATGGGGATGGAAATGCGCCGGATAGCTACTGGAACAGCACTGGCTTCCTGGATTGGCTTTATAACCACAG CCCAGTGGGGAAGACGGTTGTAACTAATGACCGCTGGGGTTACGGCACAATCTGCAAACACGGCGGCTACTACACATGTGCTGATCGGTATAACCCAGGACACCTCCTGGCCCACAAGTGGGAGAATTGCATGACCATAGACAGCAAATCATGGGGGTACAGGAGAGAGGCAAAACTCAGAGATTATCTTTCAATAGAACAACTGGTGAAG ACCCTGGTTGAAACCGTCTCCTGTGGTGGAAACCTCCTGATGAACATTGGGCCCACTCACGATGGACGGATACTCCCTGTCTTTGCAGAGAGGCTAAAGCAGATGGGGCAGTGGTTACAAGTAAACGGAGAAGCCATATACAGTACAAAGACCTGGAGAAGGCAAAACGACACCGTCACTCCCGGAGTGTG GTACACGTCTGCAGCTGAAGAAGGAGTGGTTTATGCGGTATTCCTCACCTGGCCAGACCTGGGATTTCTGGTTCTTGGTGCTCCCCGCGTTACAGCGGGAAAAACAAAG GTAAACTTTGTTGGATACTCTGAGCCTCTGCAATGGGAGCAGTTTGGGGATCAGGGACTCATGGTGATGCTTCCCAAAGTCAACATCAGACAACGACCCTGTCAGTGGGCTTGGACGCTGAAACTCAGTAACACATCTTAA